Proteins encoded in a region of the Diospyros lotus cultivar Yz01 chromosome 9, ASM1463336v1, whole genome shotgun sequence genome:
- the LOC127810337 gene encoding 60S ribosomal protein L17-2-like — MVKYSREPDNPTKSCKARGSDLRVHFKNTRETAHAIRKLHLAKAKRYLEDVLAHKQAIPFTRFCRGVGRTAQAKNRHSNGQGRWPVKSARFILDLLKNAESNAEVKGLDVDTLYISHIQVNQAQKQRRRTYRAHGRINPYMSSPCHIELILSEKEEAVIKEPESQLATSKSRKSQALRSGASS, encoded by the exons ATG GTCAAGTACTCAAGGGAGCCGGACAATCCCACCAAAT CCTGCAAAGCCAGGGGATCCGATCTCAGGGTTCACTTCAAG AACACACGCGAGACAGCGCACGCCATCAGGAAGCTGCATTTAGCCAAGGCTAAGAGGTACTTGGAGGATGTGTTGGCTCACAAGCAGGCCATACCCTTCACACGGTTTTGTCGAGGTGTAGGCCGGACTGCTCAGGCAAAAAACAGACATTCTAATGGACAAGGACGATGGCCTGTGAAGTCTGCAAGATTCATACTAGATTTGCTCAAGAATGCTGAGAGTAATGCTGAG GTAAAAGGTTTGGATGTGGACACACTTTACATATCGCACATCCAGGTGAACCAGGCACAGAAGCAGAGACGCCGCACGTACCGTGCACATGGAAGAATAAACC CTTATATGTCTTCCCCTTGCCATATTGAGTTAATCTTGTCTGAGAAAGAAGAAGCCGTAATAAAGGAG CCTGAATCTCAGTTGGCAACCAGCAAATCCAGAAAGTCTCAAGCCCTAAGAAGCGGCGCATCCTCTTGA